The Aureispira anguillae genome contains a region encoding:
- a CDS encoding T9SS type A sorting domain-containing protein yields MTFIFRCIVCLFFTSLLAFPSTAQLSWNTTSTGNINLNVCHNEDTVHVTFSNISGNPMTSDSLILQLPPGVLYISGSLIETSNYSLTPTTTSTANRIALVLKNLPAIGGNVDFSFRISANCAAIAHFEGGGSFSNTYTYYHDGITEPSHITPDFNISYPALSFSNVSNANVNANLGATYTQELTITNGGNGPVSSFFVALNPPTGLQFSNSTNGIMNATNDTIFFANNHLGSDSLFTSNETIVVRYQITISNCTDIATDLHLSWGCDNAACETIAYPISASVPPIAPILSTVATPSGVQCFNEPHLQQVQIINTGTGISIGNVFEIFAGNAYGNTATIPNRVFPIDTSSIQLQLGTTSPPFSISPFFTQNGNGSFANLCGANNQIGRARINLPDLAVGDTIIVSWTQMACCSQTCNQGLTFNSWEYKVDYENECLTNYTTGYRRGSVRGYDHISAYSSVPSGPTDINHGDTSTFILEYTNSNGLTVPATDGWLEVEIILPAGVAFSGNLTLFNRLFTCSRTPDSLIVVSDTVKAFFDFSSLVSCIGSNGSANKAEMHVGLVADCNQTGASSGPLAIPISTYLVLYPNCPTVCRKPMYCQTWHTDLHCPEPCPNGGLQFTTFTAQRHNLGAADNDNNGVADPSGSLDLSKIRAKTLIAGDTLALRYEARIDTGSGNPQFEFAYLNTRMLGMAPNARTLNGIHANIQIFDASANLTYACNNSAIITNSTNNFSININACTPSGFVFETGDSIAIESFYRFVTPFSGAVLTHNIENDFYVSRIANPTDTADQHACSTLGAQFKTIGYYHTTCCGSSRTMNSCGSTQVSKNYYLSIGPCCSNYANGNYFRNEIRHFSYIDTFEFLLPPGYVMDTTQVADFRYSYTGGSVGYTPITPIDPNSNPVRFVLGDFFTPRGGTHPISDEGYYGTVRMFIRPSCNAPASSRIYYYGYYQDINPSGTFFDSYQGTSDLINYTSPDLELAAITPIVVSTTDTVVWQFRIDNNSNIADAFNTFFSLSSASGGIAIEEVRNLNTSTLLTPNANGLYELGVMGASTNNVYEIVATQNSCIPDSLLILAGWDCGDYPTNTATYPCQFDSSYLKITNPESALQVAVTRDTTSGVDSIDICTPLSYEIELTSAQSSSVKEIFARLQNLPAGLSFITGSVQYEYPSGSGYQAGVDPTLIGANLEFDLTKYAAALDDEGLLGTVDADSIGDRKIKLRFQLETDCNFISGDAFNVQISAARPCGDPLPNTTYTVAPILIKGAEIAPYVTQINMSSDIITACGNQHSYAYNVSIKNLGAGTTTANDSILIRLPSGILFSAYDPSAPSFHNAPSTQPSITNTGSGTNLSWSMTGGVVPGDSVVFSVSIDAEDLPNICRTHDLEVLSLINTSIFCLSSGSNCITSTPSGRNNSNVTVNRPVLVVNVAPSGNRNFQLSSGQNIISIQGTIDNTGNDVLAGDVLTVEFFCDQDGSGNYTTGDTYIDAYTTNAGLLSGNSHPFTWTDTFSSALCDVNNGENIVAAIRAQPNSNPRQCACEYSQRLVQDILLPVDLASFYANVQPESCQVQLIWETTAEGNLDYYELQRSLDGVHFETLKKIAAIGSSRIHQTYKWTDKSIHQAGYYYRLKIVELGGGSRYSDYIHVLTPCAAFQGQSGIVAIYPNPSQYKLNIKFYNHQTKAINSELKVLDQLGRVVYQQAQTIVPGMQLLPLDVTQLPEGSYMLEIKNEEWSKHKKFVKIK; encoded by the coding sequence ATGACCTTTATTTTTAGATGTATTGTTTGCCTTTTTTTTACTTCCCTTTTGGCATTCCCTTCTACAGCTCAATTATCTTGGAACACAACAAGCACAGGAAACATCAATCTTAACGTTTGCCATAATGAAGATACAGTCCATGTCACATTTTCTAATATTAGTGGCAACCCGATGACTAGTGATAGTTTGATCCTTCAACTTCCTCCTGGCGTTCTTTATATTTCGGGCAGTTTAATCGAAACCAGTAACTATAGCTTAACCCCAACAACAACTAGCACGGCTAATAGAATTGCTTTAGTCCTCAAAAACTTACCAGCCATTGGAGGAAATGTAGATTTTTCCTTTAGAATTAGTGCCAATTGTGCAGCAATCGCTCATTTTGAAGGAGGAGGCAGCTTTAGTAATACCTATACTTATTATCACGATGGTATAACAGAGCCCTCTCATATTACCCCTGACTTTAATATCAGCTATCCTGCATTGAGTTTTAGTAATGTTAGCAATGCAAATGTTAATGCCAATTTGGGTGCTACTTATACGCAAGAATTAACCATCACGAATGGAGGAAATGGTCCTGTAAGTAGTTTCTTTGTAGCCCTTAATCCTCCTACTGGCTTACAGTTTTCTAATTCTACCAACGGCATCATGAATGCTACAAACGATACGATATTTTTTGCCAACAACCATTTGGGCAGTGATAGTTTATTCACCTCCAACGAAACAATTGTCGTTCGCTATCAAATCACAATTAGTAACTGTACCGATATAGCAACTGATTTGCATCTAAGTTGGGGCTGCGACAATGCAGCCTGCGAAACCATTGCTTATCCTATTTCTGCCTCTGTACCTCCAATTGCTCCAATTCTTAGCACAGTAGCGACCCCATCGGGCGTTCAATGTTTTAATGAGCCTCATTTACAACAAGTTCAAATTATTAATACAGGTACAGGGATTTCTATTGGTAATGTATTTGAAATTTTTGCAGGAAATGCTTACGGAAATACCGCAACTATTCCCAATCGTGTTTTTCCGATTGATACTAGTAGTATTCAATTGCAGCTAGGAACAACAAGCCCTCCCTTTTCTATCTCTCCTTTTTTTACACAAAATGGTAATGGTTCTTTTGCCAATCTATGTGGTGCCAACAATCAAATTGGCAGAGCTAGAATTAATTTGCCAGACTTAGCTGTTGGAGATACCATTATAGTATCTTGGACACAAATGGCTTGTTGTTCACAAACTTGTAATCAAGGATTAACATTTAACTCTTGGGAATACAAAGTGGATTATGAAAATGAATGTTTGACCAATTACACCACAGGTTATAGGCGAGGAAGCGTTCGTGGATATGACCATATCAGTGCCTATAGTTCTGTACCTTCAGGACCTACAGACATCAACCACGGAGATACCTCTACGTTCATACTAGAATACACCAATAGCAATGGTCTAACAGTACCCGCTACAGACGGCTGGTTAGAGGTTGAAATTATCTTACCTGCTGGCGTAGCTTTTTCGGGCAACCTTACTCTATTCAACCGTCTATTCACTTGTTCGAGAACTCCTGATAGTTTAATAGTTGTTAGTGATACAGTTAAAGCCTTTTTTGATTTTTCAAGCTTAGTAAGTTGTATTGGTAGCAATGGCTCTGCCAACAAAGCAGAAATGCATGTTGGGCTGGTTGCGGATTGCAATCAAACAGGAGCAAGCAGTGGGCCACTTGCCATTCCCATTAGCACCTATCTTGTTTTGTATCCCAATTGCCCTACTGTTTGCCGAAAACCCATGTATTGCCAAACATGGCACACCGATTTACACTGTCCAGAACCCTGCCCCAATGGAGGCTTGCAATTCACTACATTTACGGCTCAACGCCATAATTTAGGAGCTGCTGATAATGACAACAATGGAGTAGCGGACCCTTCTGGCAGCCTAGACCTTAGTAAAATACGTGCTAAAACACTGATTGCTGGCGATACATTAGCATTGAGGTATGAAGCTAGAATTGATACAGGATCGGGAAATCCTCAATTTGAGTTTGCTTACCTTAATACCCGCATGTTGGGTATGGCTCCCAATGCTAGAACCCTAAATGGCATCCATGCCAATATTCAGATTTTTGATGCTAGTGCCAATTTAACCTATGCTTGCAATAATAGTGCGATTATCACCAATAGCACCAATAACTTTAGCATAAACATTAACGCCTGTACTCCTAGTGGATTTGTCTTTGAAACAGGCGATTCTATTGCGATAGAAAGTTTTTATCGGTTTGTCACCCCGTTTAGTGGTGCTGTTTTAACCCACAATATTGAAAACGATTTTTATGTTAGTCGTATTGCCAATCCAACCGACACCGCAGATCAGCACGCTTGTAGTACATTAGGCGCACAATTCAAAACCATTGGTTATTATCACACTACTTGCTGTGGTAGCTCTCGCACAATGAACTCTTGTGGCAGTACCCAAGTTTCTAAAAATTATTACCTATCAATAGGTCCATGTTGTAGCAATTACGCCAATGGGAATTACTTTAGAAATGAAATTCGACATTTTTCTTATATTGATACCTTCGAATTTTTGCTCCCTCCTGGCTATGTTATGGACACCACACAGGTTGCTGATTTTCGGTATTCTTATACTGGAGGAAGCGTTGGTTATACTCCAATTACTCCTATAGATCCCAATAGCAATCCCGTTCGCTTTGTCCTAGGTGACTTTTTTACACCTAGAGGAGGAACCCATCCCATTTCGGATGAAGGCTATTATGGTACCGTTCGTATGTTTATTCGCCCTTCTTGTAATGCTCCTGCTAGTAGTAGAATTTATTATTATGGCTATTATCAAGACATTAATCCTAGTGGTACCTTTTTTGATTCCTACCAAGGAACAAGTGATTTGATCAATTACACGAGCCCCGATTTAGAATTAGCAGCCATCACTCCTATTGTTGTTTCTACCACAGATACCGTGGTTTGGCAATTTCGAATTGATAACAATTCAAATATAGCGGATGCATTTAATACCTTTTTTAGCCTAAGTAGTGCCTCAGGGGGTATTGCTATTGAAGAGGTTCGGAATCTCAATACTTCCACCTTATTAACGCCCAATGCTAATGGTCTATATGAACTAGGTGTAATGGGAGCATCCACGAACAATGTTTATGAAATTGTGGCCACCCAAAACTCCTGTATTCCAGATAGCTTATTAATATTAGCAGGTTGGGACTGCGGAGATTACCCCACTAATACGGCCACCTATCCTTGTCAATTTGATAGCTCTTATCTCAAAATTACCAACCCTGAATCTGCGCTTCAAGTTGCCGTAACAAGAGATACCACTTCAGGAGTCGATTCTATCGATATTTGCACCCCCTTAAGTTATGAAATAGAACTCACCAGTGCACAATCCAGTTCGGTTAAAGAAATTTTTGCTCGACTACAAAATTTGCCTGCTGGTCTTAGTTTTATAACGGGTTCTGTCCAATATGAATACCCTAGTGGTAGTGGTTATCAAGCTGGCGTAGATCCGACTTTAATCGGTGCTAATTTAGAATTTGACCTCACCAAATACGCAGCAGCCTTAGACGATGAAGGGCTATTGGGTACGGTTGATGCTGATAGTATTGGCGATCGGAAAATAAAATTGCGTTTTCAACTGGAAACAGATTGTAATTTTATCTCTGGCGATGCGTTTAATGTCCAAATTAGTGCTGCTCGTCCTTGTGGTGATCCTTTACCCAATACGACTTACACGGTTGCTCCTATTCTGATAAAAGGAGCAGAAATAGCACCCTATGTAACTCAAATTAATATGAGTTCGGATATTATTACCGCTTGTGGCAATCAGCATTCTTATGCTTATAATGTTTCGATCAAAAATCTTGGCGCAGGAACAACAACTGCCAATGACAGCATTTTAATCCGATTGCCATCGGGAATTTTATTTTCGGCTTACGATCCTAGTGCCCCAAGTTTCCACAATGCTCCTTCTACTCAACCAAGCATAACAAATACGGGAAGCGGAACAAACCTTAGTTGGTCAATGACTGGGGGCGTTGTGCCTGGTGACAGTGTTGTCTTTTCGGTAAGTATAGACGCTGAGGATCTTCCCAATATTTGTCGGACACATGATTTAGAGGTATTGAGTTTAATCAACACTTCTATTTTCTGCTTATCGTCTGGAAGCAATTGTATAACGAGTACTCCCAGCGGAAGAAACAATTCAAATGTTACCGTAAACCGCCCTGTATTAGTAGTTAATGTAGCCCCTAGTGGAAATCGTAATTTCCAACTAAGTTCTGGGCAAAATATCATTTCTATACAAGGTACCATTGACAATACAGGAAATGATGTGCTTGCAGGTGATGTCCTAACAGTCGAATTTTTCTGTGATCAAGATGGTTCTGGAAATTACACAACTGGTGATACCTATATCGATGCCTACACAACCAATGCAGGTTTGTTGTCTGGCAACAGCCATCCTTTTACGTGGACAGATACCTTTAGTTCAGCACTTTGCGATGTTAATAATGGCGAAAATATTGTTGCAGCGATTCGGGCTCAACCCAATTCGAATCCTAGACAATGTGCCTGTGAATACAGCCAACGTCTTGTTCAAGATATTTTGCTTCCTGTTGATTTAGCTTCTTTTTATGCCAATGTACAGCCTGAATCCTGTCAAGTACAGCTAATTTGGGAAACTACAGCCGAAGGGAATCTCGATTATTATGAATTACAACGCAGTTTAGATGGTGTTCATTTTGAAACGTTAAAAAAGATTGCCGCTATCGGTTCTTCCAGAATTCACCAAACTTATAAATGGACAGACAAATCTATCCATCAAGCTGGTTATTATTACCGACTAAAGATTGTTGAATTGGGCGGAGGAAGCCGCTATTCTGATTACATACATGTATTGACACCTTGTGCTGCTTTTCAGGGGCAAAGTGGCATTGTAGCCATCTACCCCAACCCTAGTCAATACAAACTCAACATCAAATTTTATAACCATCAGACCAAGGCTATAAATAGCGAACTAAAAGTACTAGATCAATTGGGTAGAGTGGTTTATCAACAAGCTCAAACAATTGTTCCTGGAATGCAACTCCTTCCCTTGGATGTAACCCAATTGCCTGAGGGCAGCTATATGCTTGAGATTAAAAACGAGGAGTGGTCAAAGCATAAGAAGTTTGTTAAAATAAAATAA
- the uraH gene encoding hydroxyisourate hydrolase, which translates to MSQITTHILDTSLGKPAAGVQISLQESNGNEWLTIATGVTNNDGRVANLLADGKLLAPGVYRMFFETGAYYKRLEIKTFYPEVGIVFEVFDDSHYHVPLLLNPFGYSTYRGS; encoded by the coding sequence ATGAGCCAAATAACCACACATATTTTGGATACCAGTTTGGGGAAACCTGCGGCAGGTGTTCAAATTAGTTTGCAGGAGTCTAATGGAAATGAATGGTTGACTATTGCTACTGGAGTTACCAATAATGATGGACGGGTTGCCAATTTATTAGCAGATGGAAAATTATTAGCACCTGGTGTTTATAGAATGTTCTTTGAAACAGGTGCTTACTATAAACGTTTAGAAATTAAGACTTTTTATCCAGAAGTGGGGATCGTTTTTGAAGTGTTTGACGATAGCCATTATCACGTACCGTTGTTGTTGAATCCATTCGGATATTCTACCTATAGAGGCTCTTAG
- the uraD gene encoding 2-oxo-4-hydroxy-4-carboxy-5-ureidoimidazoline decarboxylase, which produces MKLEALNQLSLPELEDKLEQCCAASKWFKNLAAEFPFSDQKALENAADKIWSDCSESDYLEAFLGHPKIGDVNSLAKKFEATKQWAGNEQELVDGAAMDVIEALAQGNADYEARFGFIFIVFATGKTAKQMLDLLLKRLPNDRASELKIAAAEQHKITKLRIQKLLA; this is translated from the coding sequence ATGAAATTAGAAGCACTAAATCAATTAAGTTTACCAGAGCTAGAAGACAAATTAGAGCAGTGTTGTGCAGCCTCTAAGTGGTTCAAAAATCTAGCGGCAGAATTTCCTTTCTCAGATCAAAAAGCCTTAGAAAATGCTGCGGATAAAATTTGGTCCGATTGTTCAGAGTCGGATTATTTGGAAGCATTTTTAGGACATCCTAAAATTGGTGATGTCAACAGCTTGGCCAAAAAATTTGAAGCAACCAAACAATGGGCAGGGAATGAACAAGAATTGGTCGATGGTGCTGCTATGGACGTTATTGAAGCGCTAGCCCAAGGCAATGCCGATTATGAAGCTCGTTTTGGGTTTATCTTTATTGTTTTTGCAACAGGCAAAACCGCAAAACAGATGCTTGATCTTTTGTTAAAACGATTGCCTAATGATAGAGCCAGTGAATTAAAGATTGCAGCAGCTGAACAACATAAAATTACAAAACTAAGAATTCAAAAATTATTAGCATGA
- the alc gene encoding allantoicase, with product MIMKQPDFIDLQNLAAEQFGAKVIYCTDDFFAPVENLLKPGRGIFIADKYTDRGKWMDGWESRRKRTEGHDFCIIKLGAVGRLRGLDIDTNHFLGNHPPYASVEACCLPLDTDVETVLKHEDWDNLVKKVALNPGSQHFIDMYSDYGYTHLKLRIYPDGGVARFKVYGHVQVDWSMYNKESTIDLAAANMGGKAVLCNDMFFSHMQNLIMPNRGINMGDGWETKRNRMLNNRDWVVVKLARAGRINQALIDTCHFKGNYPDTFSLEGVNLPAGTRITDDNVETLEWKEILSKQKLEADQEHYYNDIPTEEIFTHVRLNIYPDGGISRMRLFGNFV from the coding sequence ATGATAATGAAACAACCCGATTTTATAGATTTACAAAATCTTGCCGCTGAGCAATTTGGTGCAAAAGTTATATATTGTACAGATGATTTTTTTGCACCCGTAGAGAATTTATTAAAGCCAGGGCGTGGGATCTTTATAGCGGATAAGTACACCGATAGAGGAAAGTGGATGGATGGATGGGAATCTAGAAGGAAACGTACAGAAGGTCATGACTTTTGTATTATAAAGCTAGGAGCAGTGGGAAGATTGAGAGGTTTGGATATTGATACCAATCATTTTCTTGGGAATCACCCCCCTTATGCTTCTGTAGAGGCTTGTTGTTTGCCTTTGGATACGGATGTAGAAACGGTTCTTAAACATGAAGATTGGGATAATTTGGTAAAAAAAGTTGCACTAAATCCAGGAAGCCAACATTTTATAGACATGTACTCAGACTATGGCTATACACATCTAAAGTTACGGATTTATCCTGATGGAGGAGTAGCTCGTTTTAAGGTATATGGTCATGTACAGGTAGATTGGTCTATGTATAATAAAGAAAGTACAATTGATTTAGCTGCTGCTAATATGGGGGGCAAAGCAGTCCTGTGTAATGATATGTTTTTTAGCCATATGCAAAACTTAATTATGCCCAATCGAGGAATTAATATGGGCGATGGATGGGAAACAAAGCGTAACCGCATGCTTAATAACCGAGATTGGGTGGTCGTCAAACTAGCTAGAGCAGGGCGAATCAATCAGGCTTTGATTGATACCTGTCATTTTAAGGGCAATTATCCCGATACTTTTTCTTTAGAAGGGGTAAATTTACCAGCTGGCACAAGGATTACTGATGACAATGTAGAAACACTGGAATGGAAAGAAATTTTGTCTAAGCAAAAGTTAGAAGCGGATCAAGAACATTATTACAATGATATTCCAACCGAAGAAATTTTTACACATGTTCGACTTAATATTTATCCAGATGGAGGCATTAGTCGGATGCGATTATTTGGCAATTTTGTATAA
- a CDS encoding peptidoglycan-binding domain-containing protein — protein sequence MNFKFITILNFLFLFGGVLQAQDNLESLLGMVETGKTYALYKAKPSDKKVIKEKQTHYLKLVPPKYKTIFDTIELAPALNGNLDTSNYFIQTEVLVLKEPGAEWKTARVSPLCRENDGVPHLALCLIKTIPDYQIIHRKFFPFKNIFDVSTTDYIIPAETVVVERKVLVQQAGIYYVTAEQKNNIGPEEKLVTIPAGKWKYWEEITCPYGEFNDPSITDIQEALKKQQYEVRVTGKFDEQTKRFLMLFQQDNMLEEGGITPETLQRLGVKREKLITIEF from the coding sequence ATGAATTTTAAATTTATTACCATCCTAAATTTTCTTTTCCTCTTTGGAGGTGTCCTACAAGCGCAGGACAACCTAGAATCTCTTTTAGGCATGGTTGAGACAGGCAAGACTTACGCTTTATACAAAGCAAAGCCTAGTGACAAAAAAGTAATCAAGGAAAAACAAACGCATTACCTCAAATTGGTTCCTCCAAAGTATAAGACAATCTTCGACACCATCGAACTTGCCCCTGCTTTAAATGGAAATTTGGATACCAGCAACTACTTTATCCAAACAGAAGTTTTGGTGCTAAAAGAACCTGGCGCAGAATGGAAAACGGCACGAGTTTCTCCTCTCTGTAGAGAAAACGATGGCGTTCCTCATTTGGCACTTTGTCTCATCAAAACCATTCCCGATTATCAAATTATTCACCGCAAATTTTTTCCATTCAAAAATATTTTTGACGTCAGCACTACGGATTATATTATTCCTGCCGAAACAGTTGTTGTTGAACGAAAAGTTCTTGTTCAACAAGCAGGCATTTACTATGTCACTGCTGAGCAAAAAAACAACATTGGACCAGAGGAAAAATTAGTAACAATTCCTGCTGGAAAATGGAAATACTGGGAAGAAATCACTTGCCCCTATGGAGAATTTAACGATCCTTCTATTACGGACATTCAAGAAGCACTAAAGAAGCAACAATACGAGGTTAGAGTTACTGGTAAATTTGATGAGCAAACTAAGCGATTCTTAATGCTATTCCAACAAGATAATATGCTGGAAGAAGGAGGAATTACTCCCGAAACATTACAACGTCTAGGCGTTAAAAGAGAAAAATTAATTACGATTGAATTTTAA
- a CDS encoding DUF5691 domain-containing protein, with the protein MSTWQELVRQALIGNVSNKKIIPILLRQLEQYGLTLPQNQAPEKTLLKAAAIQNKLYTSAQILTVHSSKVPNAIAPEEELDYCNPQRKFQFQYILKHKYDDILLELLELLANRQLIVMPELLPELLDYGIQRNDLQPFICACIGQRGHWLAQQAQQWNYALKQAPTEAIFFYGNQEERVQYLIQIHQSNPEQAIELLQQVWDQEGFMTKANFIRALGQHLAPSDAPFLEFALQDKRQEVRSQAAKLLALLPNSKLVQRMQDLAQQLISYHPKKNILEVELPASCTNRMKIDGILPRQVFIKDHGPKANQLAQIIAKIPPQWWENLFYKNPQQLLLLSAKTEWKNVLVWGWAKAAKNFGATEWIIACHRFYLDTFFKHNWSNLSIDFLYQDLPNDLFNALANEYLKTDNRPTLSDDHPIVSFLLAEGQKWNESISKKVIQRIKNTIKQDTYVFHWSLKTVLKRAAFSISPNLYDTIKEGWPTQCHAWHSWQKEVDHMLSILKFRQEISQLED; encoded by the coding sequence ATGAGCACATGGCAAGAATTGGTACGACAAGCTTTGATTGGCAATGTTTCTAACAAAAAAATTATTCCTATTCTCCTTCGTCAATTGGAGCAGTATGGCTTAACATTGCCTCAAAATCAAGCACCTGAAAAAACGTTGCTAAAAGCAGCTGCAATACAAAACAAGTTGTACACCTCAGCTCAAATTCTTACTGTTCATTCCTCTAAGGTTCCAAATGCGATTGCTCCCGAAGAAGAATTGGACTATTGTAATCCTCAACGCAAATTTCAATTTCAGTATATACTCAAGCATAAATACGATGACATTCTTTTAGAACTATTAGAATTATTGGCGAATAGACAGTTGATTGTCATGCCTGAATTATTGCCTGAGTTATTGGATTATGGCATTCAAAGAAATGATTTACAGCCTTTTATTTGTGCATGTATTGGTCAGCGAGGGCATTGGTTGGCACAACAAGCCCAACAATGGAACTATGCGCTTAAGCAAGCTCCAACAGAAGCGATCTTTTTTTATGGCAATCAAGAAGAACGAGTTCAATATCTAATTCAGATTCACCAATCCAATCCAGAACAAGCCATTGAATTGCTTCAACAAGTTTGGGATCAAGAAGGTTTTATGACTAAAGCAAATTTCATCCGTGCCTTAGGTCAGCACTTAGCGCCATCGGATGCCCCTTTTTTGGAGTTTGCGTTACAGGATAAAAGGCAAGAAGTTAGAAGCCAAGCTGCCAAGCTATTGGCATTACTCCCTAATTCTAAGTTGGTCCAAAGGATGCAAGATTTAGCCCAACAATTGATTAGCTATCATCCTAAAAAAAATATTCTCGAAGTTGAATTGCCTGCTTCTTGTACCAATCGCATGAAAATAGATGGCATTCTACCTCGCCAAGTTTTCATCAAAGATCATGGTCCCAAAGCCAACCAACTGGCTCAAATCATTGCTAAAATTCCGCCCCAATGGTGGGAAAATTTATTTTATAAAAATCCACAGCAATTGCTACTGCTTTCTGCCAAAACAGAATGGAAAAATGTTTTGGTTTGGGGTTGGGCTAAAGCTGCCAAAAATTTTGGGGCAACAGAGTGGATTATAGCCTGTCATAGATTCTATTTGGATACCTTCTTTAAGCACAACTGGTCCAATCTTTCTATTGATTTTTTATATCAAGATTTACCCAATGACTTATTTAATGCGTTGGCAAATGAATATTTAAAAACAGACAATCGCCCTACGTTATCGGATGACCATCCTATTGTTTCCTTCTTATTAGCGGAGGGGCAAAAATGGAATGAATCCATTAGCAAAAAAGTAATTCAGCGAATAAAAAATACGATCAAACAGGATACTTACGTTTTTCATTGGAGCCTAAAAACCGTATTAAAACGAGCAGCCTTTTCTATTTCTCCCAATTTATACGATACCATCAAAGAGGGTTGGCCTACTCAATGTCATGCTTGGCATTCTTGGCAAAAAGAAGTAGATCACATGCTCTCTATTTTAAAGTTTCGCCAAGAAATCAGCCAATTAGAAGACTAA
- the obgE gene encoding GTPase ObgE: MADNSNFIDYVKICCRSGEGGAGSAHFFRDKFTSTGGPDGGDGGRGGHIIARGSSQMWTLLHLKYKKHVIATKGNPGGSSRSSGAEGKDIILEVPLGTIIKNAETGEVEHEITEDGQTVIVTAGGHGGKGNWHYKSPTNQIPTYTSPAGMGRREWKIFELKVLADVGLVGFPNAGKSTLLSVLSAAKPKIADYPFTTLVPNLGMISYRNNRSFVMADIPGIIEDAHKGKGLGHRFLRHIERNATLLYMVPADSDNIAKEYHILLNELKQYNEELLDKPHILAITKADILDEELKELLKEELPKDVPTIFISSVAQQGITELKDMLWASINDDGLS; encoded by the coding sequence ATGGCTGATAACTCGAATTTTATAGATTATGTAAAGATTTGCTGCCGTTCTGGAGAAGGAGGGGCTGGTTCTGCACATTTTTTTAGAGATAAGTTTACTAGTACAGGTGGACCTGATGGTGGAGATGGTGGTCGTGGTGGTCATATCATTGCAAGAGGTAGCAGCCAGATGTGGACGTTACTACATCTCAAATATAAAAAGCATGTGATTGCTACCAAGGGAAATCCTGGTGGTTCTAGCCGATCTTCGGGGGCAGAGGGTAAAGATATTATCTTAGAAGTGCCTTTGGGAACGATTATAAAAAATGCGGAAACAGGAGAGGTAGAGCATGAAATAACAGAGGATGGACAAACTGTGATTGTTACTGCTGGAGGACACGGAGGAAAAGGGAATTGGCATTACAAATCACCGACCAATCAAATTCCTACTTACACTTCACCTGCTGGAATGGGGCGAAGAGAATGGAAAATATTCGAACTAAAAGTCTTAGCAGATGTAGGTTTAGTTGGTTTCCCGAATGCTGGAAAATCAACTCTATTGTCTGTGCTTTCTGCTGCAAAACCCAAAATAGCAGATTACCCTTTTACGACCTTAGTGCCAAATTTAGGAATGATCAGTTATCGAAACAATCGTTCTTTTGTAATGGCAGATATTCCTGGTATTATTGAGGATGCGCACAAAGGAAAGGGATTAGGGCACCGTTTTTTGAGGCATATTGAACGGAATGCAACCCTGTTGTATATGGTTCCAGCAGATAGCGATAACATTGCAAAAGAATATCACATTCTGTTGAATGAATTGAAGCAATACAATGAGGAATTGTTGGACAAACCCCATATTTTAGCCATTACAAAAGCTGATATTTTGGATGAAGAACTAAAAGAGCTTTTGAAAGAAGAATTGCCCAAGGATGTGCCTACGATCTTTATTTCCTCCGTTGCTCAACAGGGGATAACAGAGCTAAAAGATATGCTTTGGGCGTCCATTAATGACGATGGATTGTCTTAG
- a CDS encoding carboxymuconolactone decarboxylase family protein — MERISYQDIPKGMFENLRTIEDYITHSKIDYQLLELIKLRLSQINKCAYCVDMHYKELKHTGETELRLSSLCVWKETPFFSERERVVLQFVEELSNLSTKELSEATYESLLLYFNKAEISYLTLAIGQINTWNTLMKVFRFEPGHYQVK; from the coding sequence ATGGAACGAATTTCTTATCAAGACATACCAAAGGGCATGTTCGAAAATTTGAGAACAATTGAAGACTATATTACCCATTCTAAAATAGATTATCAGCTGTTGGAATTGATAAAACTAAGGTTGTCACAAATTAATAAATGTGCCTATTGTGTTGATATGCATTACAAGGAATTAAAACATACAGGAGAGACTGAGTTAAGACTTTCTTCGCTTTGTGTTTGGAAAGAAACGCCTTTTTTCTCTGAGCGTGAACGGGTGGTTTTACAATTTGTAGAGGAGTTGTCAAATCTTTCAACCAAGGAACTGTCAGAAGCTACCTATGAGTCCTTATTGCTTTATTTTAATAAGGCTGAGATAAGTTATTTAACGCTGGCTATAGGGCAAATTAATACTTGGAATACGCTAATGAAAGTTTTTCGTTTTGAACCTGGGCATTACCAAGTCAAGTGA